The window TGCACTTGAGGATTGAGCCGACGATGTCACGCTTCCGACGGTCTGCGCGATCGTTACGCGACTGCCGAACATAGCCAGCAACACAATTGTCCTGATCACGTTTCGCATGATTTAGATCTCCCGAGTTTGGCGCATGTTGTCTCGGCGTTGAGCCGGCGCGCGATGTCGCCGACGTCAGCCGTTTTCGGTTCAGATGGGATCTTGTGTGGAGGGGGTTAGCCGATCCTCGCCGCGCGACTGAGCGGTCGCGTCTCGGCCTGTTTAGGCGGCAAAGCCATCGCTTCGATCAGCGCCCGGCCAGCCTTGTCAGCCTTGTCAGCCCTGTCAGCCTTGTCGGTCTTGGCCGCCATCGCCTGCAACGCGTTGCGGTCGACCTTGCTCAGCGCGTTGCGGGGCAGTTCGTCGAGTATCTCGAGGCCCTCCGGGACCTTGTAGGACGCAAGCCGCGTCGCGACGTTACCGAGGATTTCGGAGACGACCGTGTCCTTGGTCCCGTCTGCGAGCCTGACAAAGCCGAACACGCGTTGACCGAGTACGGCATCCGGTATGCCCACGACTGCGGCTTCCCTGACGGCAGGATGCGAGGCGACCAGCGCCTGCTCCACTTCGACGGGCGAGATGTTGGTGCCGCCGCGAATGATGATGTCTTTCTTGCGGGATACGAACCAGAGCTCGTCTCCCTCGCCGCGCCGCATCAGATCGCCGGTGTGATACCAGCCAGCCCTCAGGCTTTCCCCGGTCGCTTTTGGATCGTTCCAGTAGCCGTCGAAGACGTTTCCGCCGCGGATCAGGAGCTCGCCAACCTCACCATCGCCGACATCTGCGCCTTTTGCATCGACCAACCGGATCCTCGCGCCCTTGGGGACCCGCACGACCGGCCCGGGTCGCAGACCGAAGGTCAGAGATCCCATGACTTCCGTCGCACCCCAGACGTTGTAGAGCGGAGCGCCAAAGGTCGCGGTGACACGCTCCTGCAGATCGATCGGACAGGTATCCGCTCCGGTCAGGCAAATTCGCAAGGACTTCAGATTGCGCGGCCGGGCCAGCTGGCACCCAAGCATTGCCGCATATTGGGCCGGAAAACCGGCCAACCAGGTGCAGCGATGACGCTCGATGGTGTCGAGGACGATATCGGCGTCAAAGTTTTCGAGCAGCACGAAAGGCGCGCCGAACTGAATGAAGGACAGCAACGTGAGGAACCCGCCCATATGCGCCAGCGGCAAGGGCTCGATCATGATATCGTCGTCCGACAATCCCCAATTCCTGATCAGCAGGTCCGTCGATTCAGCCAGTGTCGTCGGCGTATGAACGACGAATTTGGGCTGGCCGGTGGTCCCGGAGGTGATGATCAGCACCGCGGGTTTGTAGGAACCGGGCGAGACGGACAAGTTCTCGTTACCGGGGACGTCGAACAACGCTTCCCACGGCTGGACGCCGTGGTCCTCGAAGGTCCCGTTGACGACAAAGCGCTTGTCCAGCGCCAGGATCGAGGCGTCAAGCGGGGCGACATTATCGTAAAGGCTCATTTCGCCAAGGTAGAGCGCCGGTCTCAGTCGCCGCAGAATGGGAGCGAGCTCGGCGAACTTGAACGCGGTTCGCAATGGCGCCGCGATCGCCCCCAATCGAAAGCAGGCATAATAGGCGACGATCATTTCGGGCCGGTTCATCATGTGAAGCGCGACGCGATCACCCGGTCCGACGCCGCGCAGGGCGAGGCCGCGCGCCAGGCTTTCGGCTTCGACCGCAAGCCGCTCGTAAGTCCATACTTCTTCGTGAAAAACGAATGCCGCACTTTTTGGCCGAGATTGAACCTGGTGCAGCAAAGCACCTGCTGGGGTCACTTTCATTTGGCATCTCCCGTTGCTGATGGCAGGCAGCAAATTGGACGGGCCGCGCTACCGCGCTATTTCAGTCTCGGGAAAACGGTTGCGATTGTAGGCCAGCGAACAAACACAGGGCGAAAACAAGGCAGGACATGGCGCCGACATCGCGAGGCGCCGACTTCTGCTGATTATTAGCAGGCACGCATCAAAATGGATGGGTGAGAATGATCGCAAACAGCTCATGGGGAGCGCTGACTGTGCACGATGAGGAGCAAGATCGTCGTCCATGTCAAACTTATCACCGGTCACCGTGCCGCGACGAATCACCAAAGCTTCAGCTTGACCCGACAAACGTACGGCGCGATGAGCCGATCTCACTGGTGACCTACGACTTCTATGATACGATTGAGCCGATGGACCCGTTCGGCGGCTCAGTCGGCAGCGACACGACTTAATCGACGTGATTCCATTGTATGCCAGCGGATTTGTGGGGGTCTCCAGGATGGGCAAGAATTCGGTTCGTTGGCTGATCGGGGTAGTTGTCGTCGCAGCGTTTGCAACAATGCTTTGGCTTGCGACCCGGCCGCCGCCTCTGATCATTCAGGGGGAGGTTTCGGCGGATCGGGTCGACATCAGTCCGCGGGTCGCGGCGCGGATCGCCAATTTGAAAGCTGATGTCGGCGACACGATGCAGCGTGGTGCGGTGATGGCCGAGCTGGAAAGTCCGCAACTGGTCGCAGCCCGGCTCGCGGCTCAGGCCGCGTTGGCGATCGCAAAGGCCGATCTGGACCGGATCAACAGTATCCGGCCCGAGACCGTCGCGGCGCGCCAGGCTGAGCTGAATGCGGCAAAGGCCGATGAAACGCTTGCGCAGGAAACCTACAATCGGCAGACCGAGCTGGCGCGCACCGGCAACGCGCCACAGGCCCGCGTCGATGAGGTAACCCGCAATCTCGATATGGCGGCCCGCAAACGCGAGTCGGCGGAGGCTGCATTGCAACTTGCGGCGCAGGGGGCCAGCAAGGAAGAACGCACGCTGGCTGCGGCCCAGGTCAAGCAGGCCGAGGCTACATTGAATCAACGTGACGTCGACGTGGCCGAATTCACCATTCGTTCGCCGATCAACGGTCAGGTCACCGCACGCGTCGCAGCGCTTGGCGAGAATTTCAGCCCGGGGGCGCCGCTGTTCTCGATGATCGACATGCAGAACCTGTGGTTCACATTCAACCTGCGCGAGGATTTGCTCGGCGGCTTGAAGATCGGCGACAAATTCGACCTGATGGTGCCCGCTCTGAAGTCGCAGATTATTCCGGTCCGGGTCACGATGATCAATGTACAGGGACAATACGCCGCGTGGCGGGCGACGCGCGCCACCGGTGATTTCGATCTCCGCACCTTCGAAGTTCGCGCGCTGCCGATGCAACCGGTCGACGGCCTGCGTCCCGGCATGAGCGCGATCGTCTCTTGGGCCAATCGAGGGCGCTGACATGCTGGCCCGCAGTCGCATTCGACCCGGCTTCCGGCAGGTGTTCTGGCGAGAGGTCGGCTGGCTGCGGCGTCGCCCTTTCCTGCTTGGCCTCGCGACGATTGTGCCGCTGGCCCAGATGGCTTTCCTCGCCGCGATCTTCAGCGCCGGATTGGCAACGCGACTGCCGATCGGCGTGCTCGATCTCGACAGTTCAGACCTGTCGCGCACCATCATCCGCATGGTCGACGCAACCCCTGATACCGCCGTGGCGGTCCGCGTCGGGGACCTTGCGGAAGGGCGCAGTCTGATCCAGTCCGGCAAAATCCA is drawn from Bradyrhizobium lablabi and contains these coding sequences:
- a CDS encoding HlyD family secretion protein, with amino-acid sequence MGKNSVRWLIGVVVVAAFATMLWLATRPPPLIIQGEVSADRVDISPRVAARIANLKADVGDTMQRGAVMAELESPQLVAARLAAQAALAIAKADLDRINSIRPETVAARQAELNAAKADETLAQETYNRQTELARTGNAPQARVDEVTRNLDMAARKRESAEAALQLAAQGASKEERTLAAAQVKQAEATLNQRDVDVAEFTIRSPINGQVTARVAALGENFSPGAPLFSMIDMQNLWFTFNLREDLLGGLKIGDKFDLMVPALKSQIIPVRVTMINVQGQYAAWRATRATGDFDLRTFEVRALPMQPVDGLRPGMSAIVSWANRGR
- a CDS encoding class I adenylate-forming enzyme family protein, with translation MKVTPAGALLHQVQSRPKSAAFVFHEEVWTYERLAVEAESLARGLALRGVGPGDRVALHMMNRPEMIVAYYACFRLGAIAAPLRTAFKFAELAPILRRLRPALYLGEMSLYDNVAPLDASILALDKRFVVNGTFEDHGVQPWEALFDVPGNENLSVSPGSYKPAVLIITSGTTGQPKFVVHTPTTLAESTDLLIRNWGLSDDDIMIEPLPLAHMGGFLTLLSFIQFGAPFVLLENFDADIVLDTIERHRCTWLAGFPAQYAAMLGCQLARPRNLKSLRICLTGADTCPIDLQERVTATFGAPLYNVWGATEVMGSLTFGLRPGPVVRVPKGARIRLVDAKGADVGDGEVGELLIRGGNVFDGYWNDPKATGESLRAGWYHTGDLMRRGEGDELWFVSRKKDIIIRGGTNISPVEVEQALVASHPAVREAAVVGIPDAVLGQRVFGFVRLADGTKDTVVSEILGNVATRLASYKVPEGLEILDELPRNALSKVDRNALQAMAAKTDKADRADKADKAGRALIEAMALPPKQAETRPLSRAARIG